A region from the Fibrobacter sp. genome encodes:
- a CDS encoding glycosyltransferase, producing MATVSIIVPIYNVEAELRKCVSSILAQTYKDIEVILVDDGSPDNCGVICDEFASKDNRVVVIHKKNGGLVNARKSGLEKSSGRFISYVDGDDWIEEDFIQSLVDCQQKHNADVVAAGFSKDIGDISDKHSNAIPAGFYDKQKMIAEVYPRMICAGPYFYFGICSYVWNKLFKKELLFESQMAVDPRISVGEDTSVVFSVLLKASTLYISDNTSYHYYQKAFSMLKSMDSLEKEKEKVAWLNNYLVESLKDAPAEYKLREQIDRYIDSLRIIRYGEKETSPRNQIFDAAHTDRVAIFGGGIVGQNIYSIYASKKIAPITGWFDRDAEIYQTQGLQVQCINEIPHTKFDKIIIANLDEKSIRKSLEILQNYGIDSKKIITLL from the coding sequence ATGGCAACCGTAAGCATCATCGTCCCCATCTACAATGTGGAAGCGGAATTGCGCAAATGCGTTTCAAGCATTTTAGCGCAAACCTACAAGGACATTGAAGTAATCCTCGTTGATGACGGATCTCCGGACAACTGCGGCGTCATCTGCGACGAATTCGCAAGCAAGGACAACCGCGTAGTAGTCATCCACAAGAAAAACGGGGGCCTTGTCAACGCCCGCAAAAGCGGTCTTGAAAAATCTAGCGGCCGTTTTATCTCCTACGTAGATGGCGATGACTGGATTGAAGAAGACTTCATTCAAAGCCTTGTTGATTGTCAGCAGAAGCACAACGCGGATGTTGTTGCCGCAGGTTTTTCCAAGGACATTGGGGACATTTCCGACAAGCATTCAAACGCAATTCCCGCAGGCTTTTACGATAAGCAGAAAATGATCGCGGAAGTCTATCCGAGAATGATTTGTGCAGGCCCCTATTTCTATTTTGGCATCTGTTCCTACGTTTGGAACAAACTATTCAAAAAGGAATTGCTTTTTGAAAGCCAAATGGCGGTAGACCCACGCATTTCCGTTGGCGAAGACACTTCCGTCGTGTTCTCCGTGCTGCTCAAGGCCAGTACGCTTTACATCAGTGACAACACCAGCTATCACTATTATCAGAAAGCTTTTTCCATGTTGAAGAGCATGGACTCCCTGGAAAAGGAAAAAGAAAAGGTGGCTTGGTTAAACAACTACCTTGTGGAATCCCTGAAAGACGCTCCCGCCGAATACAAGCTAAGGGAACAAATCGATCGTTACATCGATAGTCTCAGAATCATTCGTTACGGCGAAAAGGAAACTTCTCCTAGAAACCAAATTTTCGATGCCGCCCACACCGACCGTGTCGCCATTTTCGGAGGCGGTATTGTCGGCCAAAACATTTACTCCATCTACGCATCCAAGAAAATTGCCCCCATCACCGGCTGGTTCGACAGAGATGCTGAAATCTACCAAACCCAGGGTTTGCAGGTTCAATGCATCAACGAAATTCCCCATACGAAATTCGACAAAATCATCATCGCCAACCTTGATGAAAAAAGCATTCGGAAATCTCTTGAAATCCTGCAAAATTACGGGATTGATTCAAAAAAAATCATTACCCTTTTATAG
- a CDS encoding CotH kinase family protein, with the protein MRRFLLIIILCNLLCSCVWNENSESMDYLPLDDSEYPYSGLPRIVIETENFRQIYDRETKIPARLQIYGEKSPETEIMDLTVKGRGNSSFVFAKHGIKLEFENKEKILGMPKNRDWDLISNQRDKSFLRNYITYQLADALGDEYSPRSCFVEVFLNREYIGVYQLVEHMKVSKNRINIPENDSSFLVEKTSATTTGVEMDEDAPDNINGYISTNPRIFITQLGYIFQINSPKNPSDQSIKLVQDHFNDFENFLKGKGVYNMDSLAKWIDVEDFIRYYTIQEFTKNLDGAFRRSIYFTWEKGDVIKMGPVWDFDLGYGLTSSEMKTHEGWYVRNYGWYRFPFKNSNFKKAVQEYWETNKKHFAALPDSIDTMVSKLGKAAKNEFKRWPVLGTDDYWPFVEAYETYEDAANSLKTWIKKRYDWLEENVDK; encoded by the coding sequence ATGCGGCGTTTCCTTTTGATTATCATCCTTTGCAATTTGCTTTGTTCCTGCGTGTGGAACGAAAATAGCGAAAGCATGGACTACCTGCCGCTAGACGATTCCGAATACCCCTACAGCGGCCTCCCCCGAATCGTAATCGAAACCGAGAACTTCAGGCAGATTTACGACCGCGAAACAAAGATTCCTGCCAGACTCCAGATTTACGGCGAAAAATCCCCCGAAACCGAAATCATGGACCTTACCGTAAAAGGCCGCGGAAATTCATCCTTTGTCTTCGCCAAGCATGGAATCAAACTTGAATTCGAGAACAAGGAAAAGATTCTCGGCATGCCCAAGAACCGCGACTGGGATTTGATTTCCAATCAAAGGGACAAAAGCTTTCTTCGAAACTACATCACCTATCAGTTGGCAGACGCCCTTGGCGACGAATACTCACCACGAAGTTGTTTTGTGGAAGTTTTCCTGAATCGGGAATATATAGGAGTCTACCAGTTGGTAGAGCACATGAAGGTTTCCAAGAACAGAATCAACATTCCGGAAAATGACTCCAGCTTTTTAGTTGAAAAAACATCGGCAACCACGACGGGCGTGGAAATGGACGAGGATGCTCCGGACAATATCAACGGCTATATCAGTACGAATCCGCGCATATTCATCACCCAGCTTGGCTACATATTTCAGATAAATTCACCAAAAAATCCCAGCGACCAGTCCATTAAGCTAGTGCAGGACCATTTCAACGACTTTGAAAATTTCCTGAAGGGTAAGGGGGTCTATAACATGGACTCTCTCGCCAAGTGGATTGACGTAGAAGACTTCATCCGTTACTACACAATCCAGGAATTTACAAAGAACCTGGACGGAGCATTCCGCAGAAGTATCTACTTTACATGGGAAAAAGGGGACGTCATCAAGATGGGTCCCGTATGGGATTTTGACTTAGGGTATGGATTAACAAGTTCAGAAATGAAAACCCATGAAGGATGGTACGTCCGAAATTACGGTTGGTACCGTTTCCCTTTCAAGAACAGTAATTTCAAGAAGGCTGTTCAGGAATATTGGGAAACAAATAAGAAACATTTCGCCGCGTTACCCGACTCCATCGACACCATGGTGTCCAAGCTAGGCAAGGCTGCAAAAAACGAATTCAAACGCTGGCCCGTTCTTGGAACAGACGACTACTGGCCCTTTGTCGAAGCCTACGAAACATACGAGGACGCAGCAAATTCATTGAAGACATGGATTAAAAAGCGCTATGATTGGCTAGAAGAAAACGTAGACAAATAA
- a CDS encoding SDR family oxidoreductase produces MEISLNKKVIVISGGTKGVGKQLALQCAADGATVIISGRDENSASSIIDAAKNLPGSIEFKKTDLHSVQSIRELFAYVADNYKKLDGFVNYAGITPAASLTECTEELFDDVFDIDIKAAFFCSQEAVKLMQKSNGGSIVLVGSTHHTRGNKDRTAYACAKGALYTLSNHIGKHYAEDNIRCNYLVMGWTPTDGELALRKSQGMTVEELHAEAAKAIPMGRMTETTDLVPAMIYLLSDVSSMVTATEFKVNGGELI; encoded by the coding sequence ATGGAAATTTCGCTGAACAAAAAAGTCATTGTCATTTCGGGCGGTACAAAAGGTGTAGGCAAGCAGTTGGCATTGCAATGCGCCGCAGACGGTGCCACCGTGATCATTTCTGGCCGTGACGAAAACAGTGCCTCAAGCATTATTGATGCGGCAAAGAATTTGCCTGGTTCCATTGAATTCAAGAAGACAGATTTGCATAGTGTGCAATCTATCCGTGAACTTTTCGCCTACGTCGCCGACAACTACAAAAAACTGGATGGTTTCGTAAATTACGCAGGCATCACCCCTGCAGCATCTCTCACAGAATGCACTGAGGAACTTTTCGACGATGTCTTTGACATCGACATCAAGGCAGCCTTCTTCTGCAGCCAGGAAGCAGTCAAGCTGATGCAGAAGTCAAATGGCGGATCCATTGTTCTAGTAGGTTCCACGCACCATACCCGCGGAAACAAGGACCGTACCGCATACGCCTGCGCCAAAGGAGCCCTTTACACACTTTCCAACCACATCGGGAAACACTACGCCGAAGACAATATCCGTTGTAACTACCTGGTCATGGGCTGGACTCCTACCGATGGCGAACTGGCTTTGCGCAAGTCTCAAGGCATGACTGTCGAAGAACTCCACGCAGAAGCAGCCAAGGCCATTCCCATGGGTAGAATGACCGAAACCACAGACCTTGTCCCCGCCATGATTTATCTACTCAGTGATGTTTCCTCCATGGTTACAGCCACAGAATTCAAAGTCAACGGTGGAGAGCTGATCTAA
- the rpiB gene encoding ribose 5-phosphate isomerase B, translating into MIKKIAIGADHAGVEYKQPLIQYLESKGYEVVNVGTDTTDSVDYPIYAKKVCEEVTSGRVDTGILICGTGIGMSMMANKQKGIRAAVCGDTKSAEFTRLHNDANVLCMGARIISFELCKQITDAYLAADFMGGKHKVRIDMFED; encoded by the coding sequence ATGATCAAGAAGATTGCCATTGGCGCAGACCACGCAGGCGTAGAATACAAGCAGCCCCTCATCCAGTACCTGGAATCCAAGGGTTACGAAGTTGTCAATGTGGGCACCGACACCACCGATTCTGTAGACTACCCCATCTATGCAAAGAAGGTTTGTGAAGAAGTGACCAGCGGCCGCGTCGATACAGGCATCCTTATTTGCGGCACCGGCATCGGCATGAGCATGATGGCCAACAAGCAGAAAGGCATCCGCGCAGCCGTCTGTGGCGACACCAAGTCCGCAGAATTCACCAGACTCCATAACGACGCCAACGTACTTTGCATGGGCGCTCGCATCATTAGCTTCGAACTCTGCAAACAAATTACCGACGCCTACCTGGCAGCCGACTTCATGGGCGGCAAGCACAAGGTTCGCATCGACATGTTCGAAGACTAG
- a CDS encoding 2-C-methyl-D-erythritol 4-phosphate cytidylyltransferase yields MKHVAIILAGGSGTRMGGAMPKQFLSLKDKPVIVHTLEKFQQNDNIDAILIVCIKDWIEHLKEILDEFKIPKVQWIVEGGATGHDSSRNGIFFLKDKLEDGDQVVIHDAARPILPQQAIDEMLRVSHEKGNASLAIPCHETVLFTEDGKSGIKELDRSSIMRVQTPQAYNYKLIRTVYEKAEAEDKHDFIYADLVCTYYGERIYFSKGFTNNIKITRKEDIPLCKSLMKFSDEELFNS; encoded by the coding sequence ATGAAGCACGTAGCAATTATTTTGGCCGGCGGTTCCGGCACCCGTATGGGTGGCGCTATGCCCAAGCAGTTTCTTTCCCTGAAAGACAAGCCCGTCATCGTTCATACGTTGGAAAAGTTCCAGCAGAACGATAACATTGACGCAATTCTTATTGTCTGCATCAAGGACTGGATTGAACACCTCAAGGAAATCCTGGACGAATTCAAAATTCCCAAGGTGCAGTGGATTGTAGAAGGCGGAGCCACAGGCCACGACTCTTCCCGCAACGGCATCTTCTTCTTGAAGGACAAGCTGGAAGACGGCGACCAGGTGGTCATCCATGACGCGGCACGTCCTATCCTGCCCCAGCAGGCTATCGACGAAATGCTCCGCGTCTCCCACGAAAAGGGCAATGCCTCCCTGGCCATTCCCTGCCACGAGACCGTGCTTTTCACCGAAGACGGCAAGAGCGGCATCAAAGAACTGGACCGATCCTCCATTATGCGAGTACAGACGCCCCAAGCATACAACTACAAGCTTATCCGCACCGTGTACGAAAAGGCCGAAGCCGAAGACAAGCATGACTTCATCTATGCCGACCTGGTCTGCACCTACTACGGGGAACGTATCTATTTCTCCAAGGGCTTTACAAACAACATCAAGATCACCCGCAAGGAAGATATTCCTCTTTGCAAGTCCTTGATGAAGTTCAGTGACGAAGAATTGTTCAACTCCTAA
- the tagD gene encoding glycerol-3-phosphate cytidylyltransferase, translated as MKKIITYGTFDLLHYGHINLLKRAKALGDYLIVALSTDEFNWNQKQKKCYFSYEKRKQLLEAVRYVDLVIPEETWDQKKTDVKEYHVDTFVMGDDWKGKFDFLKEDCEVVYLERTPEISTTQIKKDLETSKK; from the coding sequence ATGAAAAAGATTATCACATACGGAACCTTTGATTTATTGCATTACGGTCACATTAATCTGCTGAAGCGCGCCAAGGCTTTGGGAGACTATTTGATTGTAGCTCTGTCTACCGATGAATTCAACTGGAACCAAAAGCAAAAGAAGTGCTACTTCAGCTACGAAAAGCGCAAGCAGCTCTTGGAAGCAGTCCGCTATGTGGATCTTGTCATCCCGGAAGAAACCTGGGACCAGAAGAAGACCGACGTCAAGGAATACCATGTTGACACCTTCGTTATGGGCGACGACTGGAAGGGCAAGTTTGATTTTCTTAAAGAAGATTGCGAAGTGGTATATTTGGAACGCACTCCTGAAATCAGCACCACTCAAATCAAGAAAGATTTGGAAACTTCCAAGAAATAA
- a CDS encoding histidinol-phosphate aminotransferase family protein, producing MMLNRSPMYYVNPIIKNFFRYGQPEGRGKYVRLDQNENPDGIPQWLFDKAMSKVTPEYLSIYPEESKLTEEYAKVIGLKAENIALTDGSVVAMGYVIKVFGEPGKDLLCVTPTFGMYKVYADMQGMNTKFVHYEKDYTFDINKLLAEINDDTSLVSLVNPNMPIGNAYTQTEIRKVLDKAREHSAMVIVDEAYYLFHKETSIELLKEYDNLIILRTFSKMLSMPGLRIGVVISTEQNAQYIRNYKPHYTVNAVALAVAEEMMANYDRVVKELSEKFEGGKAYLLNALKETNYSFIPTQGCFICITPKHKTAEEITEELKNRGILIFCGKGDSAGFLRVTIWDKKYMELFMKELVAIDVA from the coding sequence ATGATGCTTAACAGGAGCCCCATGTACTACGTTAATCCGATTATCAAGAATTTCTTCCGCTATGGCCAACCTGAAGGTCGCGGCAAGTACGTAAGACTAGACCAGAACGAGAACCCTGATGGAATTCCCCAGTGGCTCTTCGACAAGGCCATGAGCAAGGTGACTCCTGAATACCTTTCTATCTATCCCGAAGAATCCAAGCTTACCGAGGAATATGCAAAGGTAATTGGCCTGAAGGCAGAAAATATCGCCCTCACTGACGGTAGCGTCGTGGCTATGGGTTACGTGATCAAAGTTTTTGGCGAACCGGGCAAGGACCTGCTTTGCGTCACCCCCACATTCGGCATGTACAAAGTTTACGCCGATATGCAAGGGATGAACACCAAGTTCGTTCATTACGAAAAAGATTACACCTTCGACATTAACAAGCTCCTGGCAGAAATTAACGACGACACCAGTTTGGTATCTCTCGTGAACCCCAACATGCCCATCGGCAATGCCTACACCCAGACTGAAATCCGCAAGGTTCTGGACAAGGCTAGGGAACACAGCGCCATGGTCATCGTGGACGAAGCCTACTACCTGTTCCACAAGGAAACTTCCATTGAGCTTTTGAAGGAATACGACAACCTGATTATCCTGCGCACCTTCTCCAAGATGCTCTCTATGCCGGGTCTTCGTATCGGTGTTGTTATTTCTACGGAACAGAACGCCCAGTACATCCGCAACTACAAGCCCCATTACACCGTAAACGCTGTAGCATTGGCCGTTGCCGAAGAAATGATGGCAAACTACGACCGTGTGGTTAAGGAACTTTCCGAAAAGTTTGAAGGTGGCAAGGCCTACTTGCTCAACGCCCTCAAGGAAACCAACTACTCCTTCATCCCCACCCAGGGTTGCTTCATCTGCATTACGCCCAAGCACAAGACTGCCGAAGAAATCACCGAAGAATTGAAGAACCGCGGCATCCTGATTTTCTGTGGCAAGGGCGACTCCGCAGGTTTCCTCCGAGTCACCATCTGGGACAAGAAGTACATGGAACTATTCATGAAGGAACTGGTCGCTATCGACGTGGCCTAA
- a CDS encoding SMP-30/gluconolactonase/LRE family protein: MSSNTPKLVFYAQSTLLEGPAFSKELNSVLCVSIEQERIFLIDPDEQYVKTFKTRGQVGFAVFEDKDHIIYAAYEGVFRLCISTGEETFLYHLISDPQIRYNDGKKDPKGRLLLGTTGYKCFKEKQCALFSHDGNSAKVLVNGTSISNGIGFYKNYMFFIDTPTRKVGRYIYNEKGDATFDKYIVSIEGKGNPDGMDIDDQGNLYIAIWGGSRVEKYNQDGEKIGELQMPVLNVTSVCIVGEKLYVTTAMHDDGTQSEPMAGGLFVADKF, encoded by the coding sequence GTGAGTTCCAATACCCCCAAACTCGTTTTCTATGCGCAGTCTACTTTGCTGGAAGGCCCCGCCTTTAGCAAGGAACTGAATTCGGTTTTGTGCGTTTCCATTGAACAGGAACGCATATTTCTCATCGACCCTGACGAGCAATATGTAAAGACATTCAAGACCCGAGGCCAGGTAGGATTCGCCGTCTTTGAAGACAAAGACCACATCATCTACGCAGCCTACGAAGGCGTTTTCCGTCTGTGCATTTCTACGGGCGAAGAAACTTTCCTCTACCACTTGATCAGCGATCCGCAGATTCGCTACAACGACGGCAAGAAAGATCCCAAGGGTAGACTGCTTTTGGGAACTACCGGCTACAAGTGTTTTAAGGAAAAACAGTGCGCCTTGTTCAGCCACGATGGAAACTCTGCCAAGGTTCTTGTCAACGGCACAAGCATTTCCAACGGTATCGGGTTCTACAAGAACTACATGTTCTTCATCGACACCCCAACCCGTAAAGTAGGCCGATACATCTACAACGAAAAGGGCGACGCCACCTTTGACAAGTACATCGTATCTATCGAAGGCAAGGGCAATCCCGATGGAATGGACATTGACGACCAGGGAAATCTTTACATCGCCATCTGGGGCGGTTCCCGCGTAGAGAAGTACAACCAGGACGGCGAAAAAATCGGCGAGTTGCAAATGCCCGTCCTTAACGTCACCTCCGTGTGCATCGTTGGCGAAAAGCTCTACGTCACGACAGCCATGCACGATGATGGGACACAAAGCGAGCCCATGGCCGGCGGCCTCTTCGTTGCAGACAAGTTCTAA
- a CDS encoding DegT/DnrJ/EryC1/StrS family aminotransferase yields MSENKKITVTSPLLPDLNEFKAMLDDIWNRKWLTNNGHYHEELEKALADYLGVKYLSLFTNGTLPLITALQAMKITGEVITTPYSFVATTHSIWWNGLKPVFVDVDEKTGNIDPEKIEAAITPHTTAIMPVHVYGTPCNMKRIQEIADIYGLKIIYDAAHAFGVKVNGESVLKAGDMSTLSFHATKVYNTVEGGALICHDEVTKKRIDYLKNFGFANETTVVAPGINSKMDEIRSAYGLLNLKQVDSAIANRKRVADLYRAGLKDVAGIRYLEDIEGVQHNYSYFPIFISEEYSMSRDALYEKLKEYNIFGRRYFYPLISTFSAYKGLESANPKNLPIAHKLADQVLCLPMYADLKNEEVEKIINVIAAK; encoded by the coding sequence ATGAGTGAAAACAAAAAGATTACCGTTACTTCTCCCCTGCTTCCGGACTTGAACGAATTCAAGGCCATGCTGGACGATATCTGGAATCGCAAGTGGCTCACTAACAATGGTCACTACCACGAAGAACTGGAAAAGGCTCTGGCCGACTACCTTGGCGTAAAATACCTCAGTCTGTTCACCAACGGAACTCTCCCCCTCATTACCGCGTTACAGGCAATGAAGATTACCGGAGAAGTCATTACCACTCCATACAGTTTTGTAGCCACCACTCACTCTATCTGGTGGAACGGTCTTAAGCCCGTATTTGTGGACGTAGATGAAAAGACCGGCAACATCGATCCCGAAAAGATTGAGGCTGCAATCACTCCGCATACCACAGCCATTATGCCGGTACATGTTTACGGCACCCCCTGCAACATGAAGCGAATCCAGGAAATTGCCGACATCTATGGCCTCAAGATTATTTACGATGCAGCCCACGCCTTCGGCGTCAAGGTGAACGGTGAATCCGTACTGAAGGCTGGCGACATGAGCACCCTCAGTTTCCATGCCACCAAGGTGTACAACACCGTGGAAGGTGGTGCCCTGATTTGCCACGACGAAGTTACCAAGAAGAGAATCGACTACCTGAAGAATTTCGGTTTCGCCAACGAAACTACCGTTGTTGCCCCCGGCATCAACAGCAAGATGGATGAAATCCGTTCCGCCTACGGCCTCTTGAATCTGAAGCAGGTAGACAGCGCCATTGCCAACCGCAAGCGCGTGGCAGACCTTTACCGCGCAGGCCTCAAGGACGTGGCTGGAATCCGCTATCTCGAGGATATCGAAGGCGTCCAGCACAACTATTCCTACTTCCCCATCTTCATTAGCGAAGAATACAGCATGAGCCGCGATGCCCTTTACGAAAAGTTGAAGGAATACAACATTTTCGGCCGTCGCTACTTCTACCCGCTGATTAGCACCTTCTCCGCCTACAAGGGTCTGGAATCCGCAAACCCCAAGAACCTCCCCATTGCCCACAAGCTGGCCGACCAGGTTCTTTGCCTGCCTATGTACGCAGACCTTAAGAACGAAGAAGTAGAGAAGATCATCAACGTAATTGCAGCCAAGTAA
- a CDS encoding lipopolysaccharide biosynthesis protein produces the protein MSLKQKTFKGVIWSAVERFSTQGVQFLFGILLARLLTPNDYGMIAMLTIFMAVSQTFIDSGFGNALIRKPDRNESDKATVFFFNIFMAAACYGIIFLAAPFVADFYNMPQLSDILRVLAINLIIQAFGSIQRLNLTIDLNFKTLAKVSLSGALVGGTAGLICAYNGLGVWSLVVQQMVTTSTRVVLFWILVRWRPRSFFNKTSFKNMFGFGSKLLASGLLNTVYDNVYDLIVGKVFSAATLGNFSRAAHFANFPSSNITGIFQRVTFPVLSKIQDDHEKLRTGYLKFLNMATLVVFPMMIGLAALAKPFILLVLTEKWVDAILILQIICFAQMWYPVHSINLNVLQVMGRSDLFLKLEIIKKIVGITVLCVTLPYGIIAMCFGQWFNACFGLVVNTYYSGKLLNAGLVPQLKMYVPTLLNSLIMGAICLGVTKVLPEKQYAVQLGLGITAGIAYYALSNWIFNRGTVNELLELLNRKKNKL, from the coding sequence ATGTCTTTGAAGCAAAAAACATTCAAGGGTGTTATCTGGAGCGCTGTAGAAAGGTTCTCTACCCAGGGCGTCCAGTTCTTGTTCGGTATTCTCCTGGCAAGACTTCTAACCCCCAATGACTATGGCATGATTGCCATGCTCACCATCTTTATGGCGGTGAGTCAGACGTTCATTGACAGCGGTTTCGGCAACGCCCTTATACGCAAGCCGGATCGCAACGAAAGCGACAAAGCGACAGTTTTCTTCTTCAATATTTTCATGGCTGCAGCCTGCTACGGAATCATTTTCCTGGCAGCACCATTCGTGGCAGACTTCTACAACATGCCACAGCTTTCCGATATCCTTCGGGTATTGGCAATCAATCTAATTATCCAGGCCTTCGGTTCCATCCAGCGATTGAACCTAACCATCGACCTGAATTTTAAGACGCTGGCTAAGGTTTCCCTGTCGGGCGCCCTGGTGGGCGGTACCGCGGGTCTCATCTGCGCCTACAACGGCCTTGGAGTGTGGTCCCTGGTGGTCCAACAGATGGTCACCACATCCACCCGAGTGGTTCTCTTCTGGATTCTTGTTCGCTGGCGTCCCAGGAGTTTCTTCAACAAGACCTCCTTCAAGAATATGTTCGGCTTCGGTTCCAAGCTTTTGGCCTCCGGATTACTGAACACTGTTTACGACAACGTGTACGACCTTATTGTGGGCAAGGTCTTCTCGGCAGCAACCCTGGGAAACTTCAGCAGAGCAGCCCATTTTGCAAACTTCCCTTCTTCCAACATCACAGGTATTTTCCAGAGGGTAACCTTCCCCGTTCTGAGCAAAATCCAGGATGACCACGAAAAGCTGCGTACAGGTTATCTGAAATTCCTGAACATGGCGACGCTAGTGGTTTTCCCCATGATGATTGGACTTGCCGCCCTGGCAAAGCCGTTTATCCTTCTGGTGCTTACGGAAAAGTGGGTAGACGCCATCCTAATTCTCCAGATTATCTGCTTTGCCCAGATGTGGTATCCGGTGCATTCCATCAACTTGAACGTTCTGCAGGTCATGGGCCGATCCGACCTATTCCTGAAACTTGAAATCATCAAGAAGATTGTGGGCATCACCGTTCTCTGTGTGACACTTCCCTACGGCATTATCGCCATGTGTTTTGGCCAGTGGTTCAACGCCTGCTTCGGCCTGGTGGTAAACACCTACTATTCCGGAAAACTGTTGAACGCAGGGCTTGTACCGCAGCTCAAGATGTATGTTCCCACCCTTTTGAACTCCCTGATCATGGGCGCAATCTGCCTGGGAGTCACTAAGGTTCTTCCCGAAAAACAGTACGCCGTTCAACTTGGTTTAGGCATTACCGCAGGTATTGCCTACTACGCATTGAGCAACTGGATATTCAACAGGGGAACCGTAAACGAACTGTTGGAACTTTTGAACAGAAAGAAAAACAAATTGTAA